The genomic region CAAGTGGACGGTCTCGGGCTGCGCGCGCCGAAGCCCGAGGCCACCGAGTGCCCGAGGAACCTGGGCTGTGAATGGGTTCCCGCGCCGTACGAGCACTACGACCCGAGCAAACCGGGCAGCTACGGCAACCACGACCAGGCCGACCGCCCGCGCGATCTGAAGATCAAGTACATCATCGTGCACGACACCGAGGGCTACTACGACACCACGCTGAAGCTGGTGCAGAACCCGAAGTACGTGAGCTGGCAGTACACCCTGCGCTCGGCCGACGGCCATGTGGCGCAACACGTCCGGGCCGAGGACGTGGCCTGGCAGGCCGGGAACTGGTACGTCAACACCCACTCCATCGGCCTGGAGCACGAGGGCTTCGCGGCCAAGGGCACCTGGTACACCGAGGCGATGTACCGCTCCTCGGCCCGGCTGGTCCGCTACCTGGCCAAGAAGTACGACATCCCACTGGACCGGGCGCACATCCTGGGCCACGACAACGTGCCCGGCACCACCCCGGCCACCGTGCGCGGCATGCACTGGGACCCGGGCCCCTACTGGGACTGGGCGCACTACTTCGACCTGCTCGGCGCGCCTTTCCACGCCAGCACCGGGCCGTGGGCCGGGATCGTGACCATCAAACCGGACTACGCCAGCAACCACCCGGTGATGTACGGCTGCGACAGCGCCAAACCCGCCGACCCCTGCCCGGTGCGCGGCACCACCTCGGTGTTCCTGCACACCGAACCGCGCGCGGATGCCCCGCTGGTCAAGGATCCCGGGCTGCGGCCGGACGGCAGCAACAGCACCCGGCACGTCAGCGACTACGGCGGCCGGGTGGACACCGGCCAGCGGTTCGCGGTGGCCGAGCGCCGCGGCGAGTGGACCGCGATCTGGTACCTGGGGCAGAAGGCCTGGTTCCACAACCCGCGCTCGAAACCCGCCGCGGTCAACAGCACCGGGTACGTGGTCACCCCGCGACCGGGCCTGACCGAGGTGCCGGTGTTCGGCCGGGCCTATCCCGAGGAAGCCGCCTACGCGGGCACCGGGGTGCCGTACCAGCCGATCGCACCGTTGCAGTACACGATGCGCGCGGGTGAGAAGTACGTGCTCGCCGAGCACGACGTGCCCACCGACTACTACTTCGCGCAGAACTGGGAAGGCCCGCGCACCGTGGTTCGCGGCAAGGATCGGTACTACCAGGTGTTCTTCGGCCACCGCGCGTTCTTCGTCAAGGCGGCGGACGTCCGGGTCAGCCCCAGCTGGTAGCACCAGCGCCCGGCGGACCGGCCCTCACCGGCCCGCCGAGCGCGCCAGCCCCAACCCACCGCCGTGTTGGCCGTTGTCGTACACAGTGTTGGCCGTTGTGGACGGTGTGTTGGCCGGAGGGCGTACCAGTTCGGCCAACACCCCGTACGACAACGGCCAACACGGCGGTGGGTGGGGTGCGGGTTTAGGCGTAGCGCAGGGTGACGTCGCCGGAGTCGGTGTGTGCGGTGATCGAGCGCGGGCTGCCCGGCTCCTCGGTGACCGAGACGGTGCGCTTGCCTGACTCGACCTTGGCGTCCACCTTGTACCCGGCCGGTTCCTTGGGCACGCCGATCTCGATCGTGCCGCTGCCCGCGTTCGCGGTCACGCTGCCCGGCGCGGCGGCGAAGTCGGCCTTGATGTCGCCGGAGTCGGTGCGCAGCTCGGCCTTGGGGGAGCGAGCGCCGGTGGCGGTGACCGTGCCGGAGTCGGCCTTGGCGAACAGCGCGGCGGCCGGGTTGTCCGCGCGCACGTCACCGGAGTCGGTCTCCAGGTTCAGCTCGCCGGTGACATCGCGCACCGTGATCGAGCCGGACTCAGTGCGCAGCTTGGCCGAGACCGCGGCCGGCACGGTGAGCACGTAGCTGATCGAGCAGTTGTTCGAGCAGGTCGGCGGGTGCACGCGCAGGGTGTCGCCGTCCCACTCCTCGCGGTGCGCGGGCTTGCTGTTGCCCCACTCCAGCTTCCTGGTGATGGCGACCTTGTTGTCCGCGCCGGCGCGCACCTCGACGTCACCGCTGTCC from Crossiella sp. CA-258035 harbors:
- a CDS encoding DUF4097 family beta strand repeat-containing protein → MRTLKVGAVLLAGLAALSGCFAFAANRETQQQDHDRKVSRVEVTLDSGDVEVRAGADNKVAITRKLEWGNSKPAHREEWDGDTLRVHPPTCSNNCSISYVLTVPAAVSAKLRTESGSITVRDVTGELNLETDSGDVRADNPAAALFAKADSGTVTATGARSPKAELRTDSGDIKADFAAAPGSVTANAGSGTIEIGVPKEPAGYKVDAKVESGKRTVSVTEEPGSPRSITAHTDSGDVTLRYA
- a CDS encoding N-acetylmuramoyl-L-alanine amidase, with translation MSAVRRHLALGAAFAVLGALLSPVSATAAPADRQDAFTAAATEFGVPPTVLLGVGYLLSRWDANAGEPSRGAGFGPLHLTDARGLGVAPDTHHGDGAEDPRGDTARPLQLPEPAPVGVSPAGLQTIDLAARLTGTAPSALRSDPVANIRGGAAVLAQYQRELGGGSAPGDWYGAVARYSGATDTATARRFADDVFELLRTGTERVTDDGHRVRLAADPGISPRVSQVDGLGLRAPKPEATECPRNLGCEWVPAPYEHYDPSKPGSYGNHDQADRPRDLKIKYIIVHDTEGYYDTTLKLVQNPKYVSWQYTLRSADGHVAQHVRAEDVAWQAGNWYVNTHSIGLEHEGFAAKGTWYTEAMYRSSARLVRYLAKKYDIPLDRAHILGHDNVPGTTPATVRGMHWDPGPYWDWAHYFDLLGAPFHASTGPWAGIVTIKPDYASNHPVMYGCDSAKPADPCPVRGTTSVFLHTEPRADAPLVKDPGLRPDGSNSTRHVSDYGGRVDTGQRFAVAERRGEWTAIWYLGQKAWFHNPRSKPAAVNSTGYVVTPRPGLTEVPVFGRAYPEEAAYAGTGVPYQPIAPLQYTMRAGEKYVLAEHDVPTDYYFAQNWEGPRTVVRGKDRYYQVFFGHRAFFVKAADVRVSPSW